Below is a window of Hippea jasoniae DNA.
TTTGCATCTTTATAATCATATTTCTTATTTCCTCGGTAGAACTCTGGGTTTTTTCTGCTAACTTCCTAACCTCGTCAGCAACAACCGCAAAACCCCTTCCTACATCTCCTGCCCTTGCTGCCTCAATCGCTGCATTTAGAGCCAAAAGATTTGTTTGGTCGGCTATTTCGCTGATGACATTAACGATTTTTCCTATCTCTTTTGATGATTCTCCAACTATGTTTATCTGGCTTAGCGTTTCTTCAGCCAACTGAAGATTTTTATTCATGTTTGTAACTCTCTGTTCAACATCGTTTAGCATGGCGGTATTTGTTTGACTGATTGAACTTGCAATAAAACTTATATCTTCTGCTTTTTTTGCTATATCTTCTGTGGCTTTTGATGCATCCTGTATAGCAGTGAAAATTTCATCCATGCTTTTGGTTACCTCTTCACTTGCTGATGACATCTCTATGGCAGCAGACGATAGATTTG
It encodes the following:
- a CDS encoding methyl-accepting chemotaxis protein, translated to MIKDIKNASDIMIDRSTNLSSAAIEMSSASEEVTKSMDEIFTAIQDASKATEDIAKKAEDISFIASSISQTNTAMLNDVEQRVTNMNKNLQLAEETLSQINIVGESSKEIGKIVNVISEIADQTNLLALNAAIEAARAGDVGRGFAVVADEVRKLAEKTQSSTEEIRNMIIKMQNDVEKAIEKTKKTQESISSETISINSNKKRIDDIVKKTDKSIEDINTTSSAIEEISATITEIDMQIKEAVEAARENAKVSENVSRASVELKEIADNVAKEIGKFQI